ctgaggaaggtggaataggtggggagagcagaataaagagagagaggtgaagaaggtcatacaaaagccagcttgaacaagtgagtcttcagctgctttttaaaggagaccactgagtccactgatctcaggctcagggggagagaggtccagagtctgggggccacagcagcagatgatctgtcacctttgacctttagcctggtgctgcacaaccagtaggctttggtcactggacctcagggacctgctgggggtgtagggactaagaagatcaccaatgtaagatggtgcttgtccatgtaaggccctatagaccagaaccaggatcttgaaccctgaagttgactggcagccagtgaagctggaggagaagcggggtgatgtgggtgtgtttggaggacttggtcagaagccgagcacaggcgttctgaaccacctgtagacggttcagggaggttctgctcagacacgtgaaaagagagttacagtagtctaagcgtgaggagatgaaggtgtggagaactgtctcaagttcagagcgggacagaatgggactcagcttagcaacgttcctgagatggaagaaggaagagcgaacaagagaactgacatgagaatccagggtgagagctgggtcaaaggtcacgccaagattcctgacagaaggtttggtgtgggaagcaagctgaccaagagagtctctgactttgggaaccagcttgtctggggcacagatgaggatctcagtcttatcttcattcagctgaagaaagctcccaccatccaggttttgatagagtctaagcaggtgtgtaacagctgcagcttagacatctcatggggcttaaaggagatgtacagttggatgtcatctgcataaagatggtaggagattcctttgaaggagctcaggatgtgctgaaggggaagcagatagaggaggaagagcagaggccccagcacagagccttgtgggacaccatgggtaagagaggcggtggaggacctaaacttggagacggccacaggttAATCAGGAAGTGAGGTGACAGGAGTGAGCTGCACGCTCCAGTCTGTGATGTTGGGACGTTTCCCGTCTGATCGGGGAATGTTTATGTGTGGAATTAGTTTGTGTGTAGGTTTTGTCAAGAGGCAGGCTACCAACAACTGTATATCCGTGATTTCTGACAACTAACAGAATCAGACTGGAACTGGATTTGCTGCTTTGACTAAATCAGAGAAAATGTGCCGACGCTTACTGGAGTTTGGGTGTGatcgtggtgagaaggtggcggtTGGTTGGTGACTCTGAACAGCAGGTGACCATCATGGACTTCCACAACGTGCTCGGACCGCCTCAGAACTTCCTGTTGATCTAAACACAAGAAGTCACTTCAGCTGTTTGGAGAAACCTCTGCAAGCCCGCTGAGCCTCAGACGAGGAATGTTAAACACGTAATAAATACGATAAAATGATCAGAAATGATCAAAATATCTGGCTGGATTAAAAAAGTTAGTTTTTAACTCTTAGTTTTCCCTCTGGCTGAACTCTGAGTCTGATGCTTAAAATTCTCTAATGTTgtctttttttgttgttatttgttTCTGaatcaaatacaaaaacaaaactgTTGTTTTTCACTTTTTCAGATTCAGCCTgatcaaaaatacaaaaagacTAAATGTAGCGCTGCACCAAACGTGACTTGTGACCAAAGTAGAATATAGTATCAGCATATATGGTGCATGTTATGTGTCATATTTTATATATTCTAGAAGTTCCAGTATTTCACACACACCGACACGCACCACTTCTTTTATtgttaaacaataaaaaataaataaaataaatagtaaaagttttgttttaataaaattGAGAAATTGCAGATATTTGACATAAATAACTGATTGTAACTCTTTATTGAACCTAAAAGGGTAAAATCTGGTTATAAAAACACACGATTTAATATTCCATGTCATTCATTTAGGCCCAACTATATTAAATACTACTATTAAATACTGCATGAAACAACATTTGAAGTGTTTCCTGGAACCACACAAACCCCACCCTGCTCCACTGAAACTGTGTGCCACACCTTTCTGCCACAATAAAAAGAATCTGTTCATCTGCCTCTCCCAGTGACCCGGATCCAGTTATAGAGCCAAAGCTGGACTTAAACAAGATGTCTAGTGGTTTAGTGAAAACCACTGAGACAGATGAGTGTGAATACAGAGTTAGAAACATGTTTAAAGACGTTATATTAATGACACTGTGATGGTGGTTTTGTTTCACTGCAAATCTGTCTCAAAATATTTAACACACTTCAAAAATGtatgtatatttatgtatatgtatatgtatatatatatatatatatacataaacacacacattacaaaaaaaatatatatatatatatatatatatatatatatatatatatatcgatatatatatatatatatatattgatatatatatatatgtatatatatatatatatatatatatatatatatatatatacatatgtatatatgtatatgtgtgtgtgtatatatatataatatatatctacacacataaacacacacatttaaatatatatatatatacatatatatatatatatatatatatgcatatatatatatatatatatatatatatatatatatgcatgtatacatatgtatatatgtatatatgcatatatatgtatatatatacatatatatatttatatgtgtgtgtgtgtatatatatatatatatatattatatatacacacacatatatataaatatatgtgtgtgtatatatatacatatatatatatgtatatatatatatatatatatatatatatatatatatgtatatatatatatatatatgtatatatatatatatatatatatgtatatatatgtatatgtatatatatgtatatgtatatatatatatatatatatgtatatatatatatatatatatatatatatatatatatatatatatatatatatatatatatatatgtatatatatatatgtgtgtgtgtgtgtgtgtgtgtgtgtgtgtgtgtgtgtgtgtgtatcaacaTCAGCTGTTGTTTatcttttttctgtttctgttttatCAGTTCCAGGAAAATGGGACCGAAGGTGAAGTTTCAATTTCCAAAGAAACTTCCTGACCAGATAATTCTTACTGAGACAAATCAGTTGGTAAACTGCACAATATTAACATCAACAAtcgttatttttattattataaaaataacatttaaaaaggccagttttattttatttctagtGATACAAAAATATAAGACAGGAGCTGATCGACTACCTTGATGATGACTGAACGCGATCCTGTAGACGTTTACAGCCGCTGTTGTTAAAGGTCCGCAGTCTCCTCCGCCTGATCTGCGCCGAACTCGGAAATAACGTTCTATTATTCTCTTCTTCTGTTCTGAGATGAAGCTGGGACACTGAAAGAAAACTGGGTGCTGGTAGTTGTCCTCCATCGTCCCGGTCTGAGGAAGGAAACGCGCTTGTGCTGGAGTTAAAGACGCGCCCTCTGGTGGCGCTAAGAGGAATTACTGCAAACCTCCCAGTGGGCTGCAGAACCTGCAGAGGGACAGACAGCTGTCCTGTCGGTGGACACTTTCTACACAAGAACAACAACTGTCTTCATGCAGGCCTTGTCCTCCTCAGACACCAGCAGCCATCTGAGACACCCTACAGCTTCCACTATCTCTTACCTGGTCAGACAGACTGATGCCATGAAGTAGTTGATTTCCCTGATCACTGTTGTGATTAATGCTAATTCACGTGCAATATgagctaaaacaaatattaatatgTTAAATAGAATCTAGGACCCACCTCTTCTGACTACTGCACCCAGGACTCCCATGGATCCTTATTTACTTCAGTCGTGACTAAGTTCTGCacaataatagaatagaatagaatagaatagaatactatatttgtcaattcttcgaatgtgcttgccatactaggaattgaaattacgtttcacactgtcccatgcgtagacatttacataaagtgcagatgcacaataataacaaaacaaaaaacatccctaacaataagataatattaaacaggtaaatatcgctaataatatacaaaacaaatagcagcaggtgtgtgcaatttCAATGCAGAGGTAGTTGTTAACAATCAGATATGTTTACCCCGTTATTGGTTCAACAATAACGGGGTAAACTAATCCCTCTGTAGTTACACCAAGTCTGTGTGCACATGCTAAATAAGAGTCTTATCATACATGTCAGTCATACTTTTAGAGTTAAGTCAAGAATTACACTTAATAATCTGAATTtccctaaaaaaaagcacaagaactgctgcaaattagcaacaaaacttTTATTTCAGCCTCGGACCAGATGAGAACAAATCCCTAAAGTGGTTTAAATGCTTCCCAAAAGAGTTTATAAAGTTATAAAGTAgtgtaaaaaacaaaaagatcAATCCATGAATTATTATGTTGATTCTTTTCATAGCTGTGCTGATTTAAGAGCAAGTAAAAGAATAAACATACAGATTTAGAGCACACAGTGATAACAGAGCTTATTTGTAAAGACACCAAATGGCAGTGAAGTCCAGTAATCATCCCGAAAGTGTCATAACAAGCTAAAATAGTTCATCTCTGCAAATGAACAGAGAATAAATCATGAAATACTAACAAATAAACTATTCCCAGTGGAGAAAGCTCATATGAGTGTGTTTGTAGTAGTGGTGCCTTACATTGTGGCACCATGATAGCAGATTTTTCTGTCTAACGGGGAAATGATCAAGCTAACCCCGAGTCAGTGGATGTGGTTGAATGACTGTAATGATTCAACCCTGAGatcagcatcacacacacacagaatataAATAAGACAATCACACACACTGAAATATTGCACTAATGAAACAAATGTGTTGCTGAAACAAtctaattaaatatttttttaaataaaatgttctgcGGAAATCCAGACTACCAGAGCAGAAACAATCCTTTAAGGTCCTGAGTGCAACTGCAGATACTTTCTGCTCACCCATTAACTGCCTACTGATCCGGCTCTAGATACATGGGTGGATGCATGCATAGGTGCAGGAGTGATGCAGCATCACTTGTAAAAAGAAACTATTAAAGAATCTTAAAATTACTTTTCTTCTCCACGACCGCCTCATAAGCCCTGCATGCTGCCTCCATGGGTGTTGTTGCTCCTTTAGCTGCTTCACATCCAGCCTTTCCTCCCACTACCGCGCCTACTGTAGCTGCTGTTGCTATAGTTACACCTGCTATCGCTCCAGTGGCCAGTGCAACTTCACCTGCTGCCGGCGCTACGGGACCAAGAGTTGAGATGCTGGATTTTACACGTTTAATCATTTCAGATGGGTTCTTCACATGTTTCATAGCAGCTTCTGCCAACGCCAGCACACCAAACAAAGCCCCCAACAAAGCTCCTGTGGCAGTCCCTGCCAGCTGGATCAAAACTTCATTGAACACCAAAGATTTAGCATGTGCTCTGATCTCTGCTGGAGTTGAGTTAACTCTATCATCTCTTATGTTCTCCTCATACTTAACAATTCTGTCCTCTACATACTGTAAAAAGTCGTTGGTGTAGAAGGATCCATTGTTTTCCATCACCATCGTGTCTATCGTCTGAAGTAACGCCTCCAACTGGTTCTGGTTGTTCCTGTAATCGTTATGCTGATTGTTGTTCCAGTGCTTATTATCAAAGACATGGCACCGACCACCACACCTCTTCACCAGATCACTCAGATTCTTATTCTGACTGACAAACTCTTCAATGGTCATTCCCTCCTGGAGGTCGTCACCGTGAGTAAAGACAACGACAGAGTAATTTAAAGCATCGTCTGAGAAATATTCACGTATTTTAGTgatgacatgctgctcctgatgtGTGAATCTGTCCACTTTCAGCACAATGAGAAAAACGTGGGGCCCAGGAGCGCACTCTGTGGTACACCTCACTATCTCAGGCTTCAGCTGCTCCTCACGCCTTTCTGTGTCAAAGAAACCAGGGGTGTCGATCAAAGTCACGCTTCTTCCGTTCACACACGTGGTCTCTGCTTGGACTTTCTGGGTTCCAGATTTGGCGCAATGATAGGACGTGAAGACATCTGGTCCTAATATGGTGCTAGCCAGGTGACTTTTCCCAGAGCCAGTTTTTCCCAGCAGGACGATCCTCTTTGGGGTACACTCTGAAAAATAGAGATCCATCCAATCTGTTATTCATTCAATATAAATTAGTGAAATTTTATGATCTAGTTAATGTGAAAATGTGTAAAGCTAACACAAATACGTTACCCACCAAGATTCAGACAATGATGCAAAAAAAAAGAGTCGGTAATGATTTGTTAAAAAGAACTAAAGTACTTAAAAAAATCTAGATTTAGAACCAGTATGAAGGCGATGACGTGAGAATATGGAACAACCTTAGCAAGGACGTAAAATAAACAGtcactaaatatatttttaaaatgtattaaatcAAGTGTTTTACAGAACTCTAAAGGTCTAAATGAAGATATTGTGTGATTAGGTTTGTAAATTAGAAGAACATAGTGAGATGAATTTGTATTGGTTTAGTTTCGTTGTTTCTTGAGAATTGTACGCAAGTGTTATTAAAAAGTTTGGTTGGTAATTAGGGGCAGATAATGAAACGCATCATCACATTTAATCACCAATAACATAACAATGATCTCTGTCCAGTCACTATATTCACCATCGACATACAAAATACGGACGTAGCCCACCTAttgttcggggggggggggggggggggggggagctaagGGGGGGGCTGTTACGTTTGGATCAGGGttaaaacaaatgaaccaatgtagctattagctaacttagctaacccaagaagctaagaagtgcTCCAGGGATTGGGATGGTCCACCTGCATGGCCGAGTGGCTCCCgtgcaaggctgtagtcatggccgaacatctattaatGTGAGGATGAGGccattccccggagctagcttggaagtagggctggacgatatggaccaaaacttatatctcgatatctttttgctgaattccaATATACGATAtttatctcgatatttttcctcctgtaaatcgTTAACAAGTTaagtcacttcaagctgtcttgagaaattatacacataaatcagtagattaaatgcataaaaatgtattgattcttgtcaaactttaactttAGTGCCTTCtctctggtacagctgtctgctgtcacacacacacacacacacacacacacacacacacacacacacagttgagcgctagaggtgtatcaaatgtcccacaggcacttaaattatatatttataattaatgtaaaattatttttatttcatctagaggtggcccatattgtacacgtcttgtccagagaaaataaTCTATCATGCTaaactaaatgtatgatgatgtaattgcatctactgaaggtcacatgggtcatgcaccgtgggGTTATTAGTtgtcagggcaaacatggctggagtataacagtgttggctcatatcagcgatgaCACTGTAATGACtcaagagtctctggttgctcttttatgagtattattttcgggctactgttgCCGTAACCCACGCCTCACAAACTCTTAACTTTATCAACTGAATCGCTCGtaatgtaattattattattattattattattatttactagcACAGctaaccagagcagaaaaaacggaaccagaacaacatttctcagccgttgagctcgccttcaaaataaaacgttgaCCCTATAGTTtattattcaaacccttacaatacgtttgaggtaatttggccaatCTGGCTATCCGTAGATGTTACCCATTACACAGGGTAGGGAgtggtttggctcgtctctccgctcaagcaggatggaaaacagaacttTGTTGGTGTTGAACgttcccaaataattaaaaaccaggaaatGTAAAGttaagagcagcacatttacccagatgctctcagattgagcaaacttgtgagaatacatgtaatagcTGCTtggagacggagcaacatgtcgctagcatagcggctaattgcTAGCATAAGAGTTTgtccagttatatcgatataaagtcattttatatcttgtttaaaaattataccgatattttaaaaacatcgatatatcgcccagccctactctgaagtcacgtggctctgatgctcattaattattcagaattttaagcatttaataaaattattaaacagaagagttacaaagaaTCCACCCCtctgagttgtcatgagtgtaaactagatctattaaacctagatTGGCTTTTTGAACCAGTctgcaaacatgtttatttctgctgtgacgtTTGCATTTATAACATGGAAGTCAGGATTTGCTCATTTCTcgtaccagcccctagtggatgagagtggaaaTGCAATTTTAGCCGCTTCTTCATGGCTTCAAAGAATGTGGACCAAAATGGCCCCTTGATCTCCACCCACCTTGGTTTGGGTCTTGACACTTCTTACAGAATCCTTTGTATTTGAAATCGCTGAGGGCGGACCTGAAGGTCTGAAACAGAACGTTGAAGGTTTATCGTTAATATTAGTTCAGAGCAGACACGTTGAGATTATCGCACAGGAAACACTGACTCTGAACCACAACCACAGAGTTTTAGCTTACTAGCAAAGAGCCATGTTGTATAGGGTAGGAGTGGCTACGGTGGCTTGTAGCGGCCACATGAAACTGAATTGATTCCAAAAGTGAATTCCTTCGAGGTAAATCTAGGCATTACTTTTTAATTCAACACAGCCCAGTGGTTTAGGAGATATGCTGCTAGCCAGAAATCATTTAGCCTTGCAGCTGCAAGCTTTAAATAGATTTCTACCACTTCCTGTGATCCTGTGTGCCAAGATTAAAACTCTTATTATTATAATGAATGTTTATGTCACAGTAAGTTTGTCACCTCTGAAGTCTCGTCTTCACCAGGATATATGACGATCCGAACCACCAGTGATGAGCTGCTGGTTCGGTTCTGTTCAAATGCACGAATCTCCTCCAGCAACACCTTTGCAACCACGCTGTCAGGAAAACGCAGGGCGATCCCGGCTCCGAGGACAGGAAACGCCACAGATTCAAACCCTCTGTCGTCACAGGAAGTCAGGATGTTGTTGATGCCCATTCTGAGAACCTGCAGAGGACAAAGGACAGGTACAACAAGTGTTCCAGGTGAAATAATGAAGGTAAAACAGGTTTAGCTTCCTTGTTTCACCTGGACAGGAGCTCCGTGTTCATCGTCATCCCATGGAGCAAGGTTGAGGAAAAACACGGCTTTAGATGGAAGTCCAGGTAATCCGTGCAGTAGAACAGACTCGCCCAGCTCTGATAAATA
This sequence is a window from Nothobranchius furzeri strain GRZ-AD chromosome 14, NfurGRZ-RIMD1, whole genome shotgun sequence. Protein-coding genes within it:
- the LOC107377161 gene encoding uncharacterized protein produces the protein MEDNYQHPVFFQCPSFIPEQKKRIIERYFRVRRRSGGGDCGPLTTAAVNVYRIAFSHHKDQQEVLKRSEHVVDCSDGLLVLRVTDRPPPAAASPNTNATAPPETIHSSAATSSGEELRPDNDSRSTWKEHPGAGHLEKELASSCSAQLHPEEEASVGRVAQLDNALSCCERNPHTDVEQQARDDDTTSGLTTGERSQMETGMMDVGDEPCFNENQFCSKTSRDTPVGGDQVRLQVQVDSTDPGASADVPKSISVEIVQGTIETQQVDALVSPMVGRCALSTAVGNRLNKMVNYQLAVRFKQESGYLSELGESVLLHGLPGLPSKAVFFLNLAPWDDDEHGAPVQVLRMGINNILTSCDDRGFESVAFPVLGAGIALRFPDSVVAKVLLEEIRAFEQNRTSSSSLVVRIVIYPGEDETSETFRSALSDFKYKGFCKKCQDPNQECTPKRIVLLGKTGSGKSHLASTILGPDVFTSYHCAKSGTQKVQAETTCVNGRSVTLIDTPGFFDTERREEQLKPEIVRCTTECAPGPHVFLIVLKVDRFTHQEQHVITKIREYFSDDALNYSVVVFTHGDDLQEGMTIEEFVSQNKNLSDLVKRCGGRCHVFDNKHWNNNQHNDYRNNQNQLEALLQTIDTMVMENNGSFYTNDFLQYVEDRIVKYEENIRDDRVNSTPAEIRAHAKSLVFNEVLIQLAGTATGALLGALFGVLALAEAAMKHVKNPSEMIKRVKSSISTLGPVAPAAGEVALATGAIAGVTIATAATVGAVVGGKAGCEAAKGATTPMEAACRAYEAVVEKKSNFKIL